GGCCAAGGTGTTGCTGGCCAACACGTTAAAGCGTTGTCTAAGGGATATGCTCAGCATAAGTGAGGACAGGCATGCTGAGACAACGAGGGAATTGGCTCTTACGCGACAGAAATTGGACGAGGCGAGTCGCCGGATTGAGTACTTAGAGAAGGAGAGGGCAGAAGAGAAGGCGCGTAGGGCTGGCGTCGGGGGAGAAACCATGAGCACACCTCCTCCGAGCCCTGCGGCTCCAAGGAGTGCCTCCCTGAGTTTTGTTCCTTTTCCTAGTCCTGGTCTCACAAACCCGGAGGTGTGCAAGGAAAGCGCTCTTTTTCCTGAACTTTCTCACTTATTTAGACAACCTTGAATAATAAGAGGATTAGGAATGTTTTTCTATATATTCATCCGGTAGATTCGGTGTGCTTCGTTaggaaattgaattcaaatagGGGCGGCAATTCGTACTGGTGGGATCGTTGTCATGCCAATTGTTCGAGCGAAACAATGGCGAAGCTAGTTCTTTTTTTCCGTTTGCCCAATGAGACGGTATGGTTGGAATATTTTAACACGTGAGGAAGTTGTATCTGCCTTTGATGGTTCTGTTTTTTAGTTTTGCCCCCTAACTCTAAAAATTTATACTTTACTTCCCAAAAATTTTAGTCTCCTGCAATTTTAGCCCCTAATCCTCCCATGTACCGAACATGGATTTACAATTTTAATCCCGGCGCAGGCTGAGCAACAATAGTAGGTGATGTAACTAAGATAGCAAAGTGTCCTTGAATCCCGGTCACATGGACAAGCATTAGCGGCCGAATTAAATTCAATCAAAGAGTCAGGAAACTTGAATTCATGCCATGATTGTTGTGATTGCTCATATTAAATTGCAATGTAATGGCTGACCAAGATAATTAGCAGTTAAACAgtaagtaattttattttcaaaaatctcgGCCATTGTGCTTAAACAATAATGACACGAATTCAAGGCAGCTCTCGTTATTAACTCGGGACCTCCTCCTTTGAACAAATTCAACACAACCTAGAGTAAGAGAATAGAGATTATAatcagacaaaaaaaataaaatatagtacTGAAAAGGCctcatattttaattattgggGGCCAATTCCCGTGTGCCCGTAACTCCTATATCCGTAAACATAAACATTAGTCCCAAATCAATCTCGAACTTTTTTTGTCTCtagaaaaaaatcttaaactttagGTTTAGTCGAAAATTTGCCTCTAATATTGTTTTGTTtactaaaaatcataaactttcaatCTATTCTCAAATCTACCCATGTGGTCCACTCTCAAGTTGACGTGGCATTTCCACGTTGATAACATATTCACGTCAATAAGGTGACATGGGAAATTATTTCCAAAGTAAAACCATTCTAGGATATGAAAATTAGAGATGATTAACCGTATTTTTGGACGAAGGAGGGCTAATGGAGACAAATTTGAGATTAGAATAAAAgttaatgattattttttcttcgAATATATTTGGGACTAAActtaaaattgagatttttttttttttaaataaagagaaGTTCTAAGCATATTTGGACTTGActtaaagtttgaaaaaaaaaacttaaaaataaaaaaattgagacaaaATTAGGACtaaaattaaagtttaaaatttttttagggGATCGGGCTCTTTTCCTTTCGATAATTTTCGTCTGTTTTAGGAGTAACACGATTTGTTTGTGCACTTCCACACTTTATTCGAAAAAGCAAGATTCCCGtgttttattttcctcttttcccttCCCTTTAAACAGGGAAGTTTCCCTCCCTTTTCTTATGTAAGAATTTGAGAATATAAACCACAGACTGTAACTTGCATCATCTGCTACCCTCTCGTCACTGTGGATCCTAGGTTCCCCTCAATTCCAGAAGCGATTCGATAGACTTTTACCAATTTTCTCGAGGATGGTGTTCGCGATGCGCTCCTGGTCGGCCAGCACCGATTCAGACACCGAGAGTGTGGGCAAGGTCAGCACTTCGTTTTTTGTGAGCCCGAGCTGACCAAGCTGGATCTTTTCTCTTAAATAATCAATGGAAATAATGATACTTCCATCGGGGACGAAGTGGTTCAAGATTATGTGGGAATTGCATAGACGCTCTCTGgattcaatcaatcatttgtTTTAGTTGTAGAGATAAGCTGATCTCTTTGCGAGCTTCTTATTTCTGGGTTAACAAAGGTGGAATGTGCCTATATCTGCAGAAATTAATGCTGGAACTGAAACTGAAAGTGAAGTCTCGCCCCAGtgagaaaattaaaaggaaagcAATGAAAGTGCTAGCAATGTCGCATCTAGGTACGGCCTTCCTTCTTCcgtaattattcaatttttgagTCGACTTTTATGCCAGCGTGAAACTCGATCCACCGATTTTCCAGTACATTGATAGAACCTTTTCAAATTTAAGGCTCTATTCCAAACTGTTCCCTTTGGTTCTGTTCTGTATATTGCACAGGTGTAGATACTATTTGCTTCGACGGAAAAGAAGGGACATTCACGCTCGTTGGCCATATTAATCCAGTTGAGGTGGTGTTCGAACTGCGGAAGATTTGCGTTATATACCTGGTGAGCGTGGCCATTCTGACTGCACAAAACGATATCTTCCCCACAACAGGTACGTCAATACATCGGCATACGCCCTTAATTTGTGTAGAGAATAAAGACAGTAAAAAGAAATTACATTAATATCTCTGGAGGAACTGGTGCGTGCTTAAAGTGATTGATTCGATGAACATGAGAATTACTCTTGTTAAATTGAAAACGTCCTCACGAATTGAAAGGACCAAGTATTCACCTGTAAGCCTTGCTAAGGTGTGCTTCCTCTGCGTAATTGGATTGAATGCTTCTGGTCCAGTCCAGAAGGCCGAGGATTGTTGCAAAAAAGGATGGAAAAAATACCGGGATGAATCACCGGGGCTCACATTCCCTGATCCCTATGTGTGGGGCTTCTATACTGGATGCCTGCATTCCTCTTTGATAAGTCTAACATTTGGAAACCCTTTAGTTAAGGTTATGTCAGTAGCTTAAATCAGCCTTGTCCTGGCAAAAGGAGGCTTTCGGACATGATATTCCTTGATAATCGCTCTGTCAAGTTCCTTTGCCTTGTGAATTTTAATcccttttttcttaaatatgtGCAGAGAGGATCACCGAGCTAATACTCATCAAGGACACTGACCGGGAAAGGAAGAGATCTTTAGGAATCCTGATATCTGAAGAGCAACCTGAAAAGTCAAAGAAGCCGCAAGAAGACCAACCACCGCCACAACAAGCCGATTCTTCCATATCTCAAGTAGACGCATCACCTCCTTCtcgtcctcttcctcctctgtcTTGCCCTCTTGCTTCCAAGGCTCAACCTTCATCCTCCACAGTTTCACATCCATCTCATGGAAAGTCAGATCAGATGCAAGCCGCTCCTCATCATGCTCCATCGTCTTCGCCTGTTTTTCAGACCAAGAGTCTCACGGCTGTACCAGCACACTCGAGCATTTCTGGGGGAGCTTGCCTTCCCAAAGACATGAAAAATATGGAGGATGAGGGACTGGAAGGGCACGTTCAGCTTTATGACTGCAGTTCACCGCCTCCTTTCTGTGAGTGAACCTCAACTCTCTGCTTATTGTACTTGACATCATCCTGTGCACGATCCTGACGGTCATGTCGAACTTCTGGTCTTTGCATTGATAGAGCATCGATGGCATTGGTGAGCTCAAGAGGCATTATGACCTTCGTGCTGGAGAACAGGCAAGCCGCCTCAAGGAGGCAGATGACACGGCCATCACGCTGCGTAAGCGGGTGGAGGAGCTGGAGGCCAAGGTGTCGGAGGCCAGCATCACGGAACGTCGCCTAATGGATATGATCTGCATAAGCGAGGATAGGCATGATAAGACAAAGATGGAATTGGCTCTTATGCGAGAGAAATTGGACGAGGGGAATCACCGGATTGAGTAATTAGAAGGTGTGATTTCCAGATACCAGAGCAGGATTGCCGCAGCCGAAATAGAGAAGGAGAAAGTGGAAGAGAGGAGGTCTAGAGCCAGCGTCGAGGGAGATTCCATGAGAGCACTCGTCCGA
The window above is part of the Eucalyptus grandis isolate ANBG69807.140 chromosome 6, ASM1654582v1, whole genome shotgun sequence genome. Proteins encoded here:
- the LOC104452122 gene encoding uncharacterized protein LOC104452122 — its product is MVFAMRSWSASTDSDTESVGKKLMLELKLKVKSRPSEKIKRKAMKVLAMSHLGVDTICFDGKEGTFTLVGHINPVEVVFELRKICVIYLVSVAILTAQNDIFPTTERITELILIKDTDRERKRSLGILISEEQPEKSKKPQEDQPPPQQADSSISQVDASPPSRPLPPLSCPLASKAQPSSSTVSHPSHGKSDQMQAAPHHAPSSSPVFQTKSLTAVPAHSSISGGACLPKDMKNMEDEGLEGHSIDGIGELKRHYDLRAGEQASRLKEADDTAITLRKRVEELEAKVSEASITERRLMDMICISEDRHDKTKMELALMREKLDEGNHRIE
- the LOC104452121 gene encoding uncharacterized protein LOC104452121; translation: MQVAPDHVPELSFPLAPSPLRNFRTESPADMPSQSSISWGACLPKSMNLMEENGQGGHDQLYDSAVRHLLSGVDDIVELKRRHDLHAGEQASRLKEAAGAAIMLCKQVEELEAKVLLANTLKRCLRDMLSISEDRHAETTRELALTRQKLDEASRRIEYLEKERAEEKARRAGVGGETMSTPPPSPAAPRSASLSFVPFPSPGLTNPEVCKESALFPELSHLFRQP